In Flavivirga abyssicola, the following are encoded in one genomic region:
- the ilvC gene encoding ketol-acid reductoisomerase, whose amino-acid sequence MGNYFNTLSLRDKLDQLSKCRFMDASEFSDGVNALKGKKIVIVGCGAQGLNQGLNMRDSGLDISYALRDAAISEKRASFVNASENGFTVGTYQELIPSADLVLNLTPDKQHTNAVSAVMPLMKKGATLSYSHGFNIVEEGMQIRKDLTVIMVAPKSPGSEVREEYKRGFGVPTLIAVHEENDPEGKGWAQAKAYAAATGGDKAGVLASSFIAEVKSDLMGEQTILCGLLQTGSILCFDKMVEEGIDPGYASKLIQYGWETVTEGLKYGGVTNMMDRLSNPAKIKAFELSEELKDIMRPLFQKHMDDIMEGNFSKGMMEDWANDDKNLLGWRAATGETAFEKTPAGDVEISEQEYYDNGVLMVAFVRAGVELAFEAMTESGIIDASAYYESLHETPLIANTIARKKLYEMNSVISDTAEYGCYLFDHACKPLLTDFMKNIKTDVIGKAYAKDNGTGVDNAKLIEINKVLRDHPVEKVGEFLRSSMTAMKPIV is encoded by the coding sequence ATGGGAAATTATTTTAACACACTTTCATTAAGAGATAAACTAGATCAATTATCAAAGTGTAGATTTATGGATGCTTCAGAATTTTCAGATGGAGTAAACGCTTTAAAAGGTAAAAAGATAGTTATCGTAGGATGTGGGGCTCAAGGTCTTAATCAAGGTTTAAACATGAGAGATTCTGGTTTAGATATTTCTTATGCTTTACGGGATGCTGCAATTTCTGAAAAACGTGCATCTTTTGTTAACGCATCAGAGAATGGATTTACAGTTGGTACTTACCAAGAGTTAATTCCATCTGCAGATTTAGTGTTAAACTTAACACCAGACAAACAACATACTAATGCCGTTAGTGCTGTGATGCCTTTAATGAAAAAAGGAGCAACATTATCATATTCTCATGGATTTAATATTGTTGAGGAGGGCATGCAAATTCGTAAAGATCTTACCGTAATCATGGTAGCACCTAAATCTCCAGGTAGTGAAGTACGTGAAGAATATAAGCGTGGTTTTGGTGTGCCAACACTTATTGCTGTGCACGAAGAGAACGACCCAGAAGGGAAAGGTTGGGCGCAAGCAAAGGCTTATGCAGCTGCAACTGGAGGAGATAAAGCAGGTGTTTTAGCATCGTCTTTTATTGCTGAGGTTAAATCTGATTTAATGGGTGAACAAACTATTCTTTGTGGTTTGTTACAAACTGGATCTATCCTTTGTTTTGATAAAATGGTTGAAGAAGGAATTGATCCAGGATATGCTTCAAAATTAATTCAATACGGATGGGAAACAGTAACTGAAGGTCTTAAGTATGGAGGTGTTACCAATATGATGGATCGTTTGTCTAACCCAGCTAAAATTAAAGCATTTGAATTATCTGAAGAATTAAAAGATATTATGCGTCCATTATTCCAAAAACATATGGATGATATTATGGAAGGGAATTTCTCTAAAGGCATGATGGAAGATTGGGCTAATGATGATAAAAACCTATTAGGTTGGAGAGCTGCAACAGGAGAAACTGCTTTCGAAAAAACACCAGCTGGAGATGTTGAGATTTCAGAGCAAGAATATTATGATAATGGTGTATTAATGGTAGCGTTTGTTCGTGCAGGTGTTGAATTGGCTTTCGAAGCGATGACAGAATCTGGAATTATTGATGCTTCTGCTTATTATGAGTCTTTACACGAAACACCACTTATTGCAAACACAATTGCAAGAAAGAAGTTATATGAAATGAACAGTGTAATCTCTGATACAGCTGAATACGGTTGTTACCTATTTGACCACGCATGTAAACCTTTATTAACAGACTTTATGAAGAATATAAAGACAGATGTTATTGGTAAAGCATATGCTAAAGATAATGGTACAGGTGTAGATAATGCTAAACTTATTGAAATCAATAAAGTTTTAAGAGACCATCCAGTTGAAAAAGTAGGTGAGTTTTTGAGATCATCTATGACAGCTATGAAGCCAATAGTTTAG